A DNA window from Theobroma cacao cultivar B97-61/B2 chromosome 5, Criollo_cocoa_genome_V2, whole genome shotgun sequence contains the following coding sequences:
- the LOC18598845 gene encoding probable inactive purple acid phosphatase 16 — MARSLSNFTIFSLPCLSILFQAIISTVGSSHQTVTLRTTPENHFRTRVGAPFKLALFADLHFGENAWTEWGPQQDVNSIKVMSSVLDSETPDFVVYLGDVITANNIPIANASLYWDQALSPTRSRGIPWASVFGNHDDAPFEWPMEWFSASAIPQLVCPMVNSSCSGEQECSFRGTSRLELMKNEMDNNLLSFSRSGPKDLWPGISNYVLQVSSQEKPETPIVYLYFLDSGGGTYPEVISSAQAEWFKRKSEEINADSRIPEIIFWHIPSKAYKKVAPKFRIHKPCVGSINKEKAAAQEAEMGIMKVLVIRPSVKAVFVGHNHGLDWCCPYRKLWLCFARHTGYGGYGNWPRGSRILEISEEPFSIKSWIRMEEGNVHSEVILSS, encoded by the exons ATGGCTCGGTCCTTATCTAATTTCACCATTTTCTCCCTCCCTTGTCTCTCTATCCTCTTCCAAGCCATCATCTCCACCGTCGGATCATCCCATCAGACGGTCACACTACGAACGACGCCGGAGAACCATTTCCGGACGCGGGTGGGTGCACCGTTTAAATTGGCACTATTTGCCGACTTGCACTTCGGGGAGAACGCGTGGACGGAGTGGGGCCCGCAACAGGATGTGAATTCTATCAAGGTTATGTCCAGTGTGCTGGACAGTGAAACTCCAG ATTTTGTAGTCTATCTTGGAGATGTTATTACGGCGAACAATATCCCAATTGCAAATGCAAGCTTATACTGGGATCAAGCACTTTCTCCAACAAGATCCAGGGGCATCCCATGGGCTAGTGTTTTTGGAAACCATGATGATGCACCGTTTGAATGGCCAATGGAGTGGTTTTCAGCCTCTGCAATTCCTCAGCTTGTTTGCCCTATGGTCAATTCATCATGTTCAG GTGAACAAGAGTGTAGTTTTAGGGGCACTTCACGATTGGAGTTGATGAAAAATGAGATGGATAATAATTTGCTATCATTTTCTAGAAGCGGGCCTAAAGATCTTTGGCCAGGTATATCTAACTATGTACTCCAGGTCTCATCACAAGAGAAACCAGAAACACCTATAGTGTATCTCTACTTTCTAGATTCTGGTGGAGGTACCTATCCAGAAGTTATATCAAGTGCCCAAGCAGAATGGTTTAAGCGTAAATCTGAAGAGATCAATGCTGATTCAAG GATCCCAGAAATAATCTTCTGGCACATACCCAGTAAAGCTTATAAAAAGGTGGCTCCTAAGTTCCGAATACACAAGCCTTGTGTGGGTTCCATTAACAAGGAAAAGGCTGCTGCTCAAGAAGCTGAAATGGGTATCATGAAGGTTCTTGTTATAAGGCCTTCTGTCAAG GCAGTGTTTGTTGGGCATAACCATGGATTAGACTGGTGTTGCCCATACAGGAAGCTGTGGCTATGCTTTGCTAGACATACTGGTTATGGTGGTTACGGAAATTGGCCTAGAGGATCTAGAATCCTGGAAATCAGTGAGGAGCCCTTCTCTATAAAGTCATGGATAAGGATGGAAGAAGGTAATGTGCATAGTGAAGTGATCCTGAGTTCTTAA